The following proteins are encoded in a genomic region of Gossypium hirsutum isolate 1008001.06 chromosome D05, Gossypium_hirsutum_v2.1, whole genome shotgun sequence:
- the LOC107923195 gene encoding F-box protein SKIP27, which yields MEMALSKVRSTSSLNLNHGGVNEEEELRLGFVRRTLGLGRKRVGISNEMEDFSPLDSSAAKLPMLKRQCSERIVMMVTFDDYHEKSSLESLPQDLLIRIICGVDHEDLKRLLIVSKSIREATVIAKQLHFAYSTPTKVKAFRTSIDFEEPSELHEIEAPNAPRQWRSHRSINRNKLADISVALFA from the exons ATGGAAATGGCTTTGAGCAAAGTACGGAGTACTTCTTCATTGAACTTGAATCACGGTGGAGTAAATGAGGAGGAAGAGTTACGGTTAGGGTTTGTGAGACGCACGCTTGGATTAGGGAGGAAAAGGGTCGGCATATCAAATGAGATGGAGGATTTTTCGCCTCTTGATTCCTCTGCAGCCAAACTTCCAATGTTGAAAAGGCAATGCAGTGAGAGGATAGTCATGATGGTGACGTTTGATGATTACCATGAAAAATCATCTCTTGAATCACTTCCTCAAGATCTTCTT ATTAGGATTATTTGTGGTGTGGACCATGAAGATTTGAAGCGACTCTTAATTGTTTCCAAATCAATCAGAGAAGCT ACTGTAATTGCAAAGCAGTTGCATTTTGCTTATAGCACACCAACAAAGGTCAAGGCTTTTCGAACATCCATTGATTTCGAGGAACCAAGTGAATTGCACGAGATTGAAGCTCCAAATGCACCGAGGCAATGGAGGTCTCATAGGTCAATCAACCGGAATAAACTGGCTGATATTTCAGTGGCATTGTTTGCTTGA